Proteins encoded in a region of the Diospyros lotus cultivar Yz01 chromosome 9, ASM1463336v1, whole genome shotgun sequence genome:
- the LOC127809471 gene encoding protein CURLY FLAG LEAF 1-like, producing the protein MKAPDMEAITGSLERSLRNFSLNQSSGSPAGEDAGIVISASSDDSPENHYSSLGDATLELNSHISLPYHWEQCLDLKTGEIYYINWRSGMSAKERPPAMAELYLSEDDSSYDSEGSSSVPAPESESKSGNQQHNEQQERQVLVVAGCKRCLMYLMVPKQLGDCPKCCGRLLRFDPSQDVSPSP; encoded by the exons ATGAAAGCTCCGGACATGGAGGCCATCACAGGTTCCTTGGAGAGGTCTCTCCGAAACTTTTCGCTGAACCAAAGCAGCGGCAGCCCCGCCGGAGAAGACGCCGGGATTGTCATCTCAGCCTCCAGTGATGATTCGCCGGAAAACCACTACTCCTCGCTCGGCGACGCCACCTTGGAGCTTAATTCCCACATCTCCCTCCCTTATCACTGGGAGCAATGCCTCGATCTAAAG ACTGGCGAGATATATTACATAAACTGGAGAAGTGGTATGAGTGCGAAAGAGCGTCCGCCGGCCATGGCGGAGTTGTACTTATCGGAAGACGATAGCTCGTATGACAGCGAGGGATCTTCGTCGGTGCCGGCGCCGGAATCCGAATCGAAGTCTGGAAACCAACAGCATAATGAACAGCAAGAGCGACAAGTACTGGTTGTGGCTGGGTGCAAGAGGTGTCTAATGTACTTGATGGTTCCCAAGCAGCTTGGAGATTGCCCCAAATGCTGCGGCCGACTCCTCCGCTTTGATCCATCTCAAGATGTCTCTCCCTCTCCATGA
- the LOC127810650 gene encoding GSH-induced LITAF domain protein, whose protein sequence is MAKTDEPVLGIPYQAPMPQQFDRQQHFYYIGPNPYQAGAIPPNAIVGDPKGIPIQQTIYRDTPAPFNCTLCGNSGLTTIRSKPSLAAAVGCMMPLMLGFCFLCPSMDCLWHKYHYCPSCNEKVADFEKSDPCAVVDVPHWTQPSFALPA, encoded by the exons ATGGCAAAGACCGACGAGCCGGTTTTAGGAATCCCCTACCAGGCTCCGATGCCCCAGCAATTTGATCGTCAGCAACATTTCTACTACATCGGACCGAACCCCTACCAAGCCGGAGCGATTCCTCCCAACGCCATCGTCGGCGATCCCAAGGGGATTCCGATTCAGCAGACGATTTACAGAGACACTCCGGCTCCTTTCAACTGCACCCTGTGCGGCAACTCCGGCCTCACCACGATCAG ATCAAAACCAAGCCTAGCTGCTGCTGTTGGTTGTATGATGCCATTGATGCTTGGGTTTTGCTTTCTTTGTCCTTCTATGGACTGTCTCTGGCATAAATATCACTATTGCCCAAGCTGCAATGAGAAG GTTGCTGATTTTGAGAAATCTGATCCTTGCGCAGTAGTGGATGTGCCACACTGGACACAACCAAGCTTTGCATTGCCTGCATAG
- the LOC127809422 gene encoding GEM-like protein 5 has translation MATTPDPRPPEASSSPISDGDAKKWGTHIMGPPAVPTVHPDNQMAATWTAADHQEYFHRHYPYLQYSPVDKPSRGPLEPVVDMFNSWSRKAETMAQNIWHNLKMGSSVSEVALGKVNLTARAITEGGFESLFKQTFATEPNEKLKKTFACYLSTTTGPVAGTLYLSTGRVAFCSDRPLSFSAPSGQQAWSYYKVVIPLANIATVNPVNLKENPPEKYIQIVTVDGDGFWFMGFVNFEKASHHLLDTLSDFKAAGDAARAAASQP, from the exons ATGGCAACCACGCCTGACCCACGACCGCCGGAAGCCTCTTCTTCGCCGATCTCAGACGGCGATGCCAAGAAATGGGGCACCCACATCATGGGCCCGCCCGCAGTCCCAACTGTCCACCCCGACAACCAAATGGCCGCCACTTGGACCGCCGCCGACCACCAGGAGTACTTCCACCGCCACTACCCTTACCTCCAATACTCCCCCGTCGATAAGCCCAGCCGCGGCCCTCTTGAACCTGTCGTCGACATGTTCAATTCCTGGAGCCGGAAAGCAGAGACCATGGCCCAGAACATTTGGCACAATT TGAAAATGGGGTCTTCTGTGTCGGAAGTGGCATTGGGAAAGGTGAACCTGACGGCGAGAGCCATAACAGAGGGCGGGTTCGAGTCTCTCTTCAAGCAGACCTTCGCGACTGAGCCGAACGAGAAGCTGAAGAAGACGTTCGCCTGTTACCTCTCCACGACAACTGGCCCGGTCGCCGGAACCCTCTATCTGTCCACCGGCCGGGTGGCTTTCTGCAGCGACCGCCCCCTGTCTTTTTCCGCTCCTTCCGGCCAGCAGGCTTGGAGTTACTACAAG GTTGTGATACCGTTGGCGAACATTGCGACGGTCAACCCGGTGAATCTGAAGGAGAATCCGCCGGAGAAGTACATACAAATTGTCACGGTCGACGGGGATGGCTTTTGGTTCATGGGATTTGTGAATTTCGAGAAAGCATCGCATCACCTCTTGGATACCTTGTCGGATTTCAAAGCAGCAGGGGATGCAGCAAGAGCGGCAGCTAGTCAGCCATAA